In uncultured Methanobrevibacter sp., the sequence TAAAAAATACCAATGCAAACATGAAGTGGCTCTGATATACTATCTTATAAATCATTCTGAAATATATGTGAGGGAACTGAATTTAAATGAGATGGTTAAGCTGCAGATGAAAACCTGCTTAAAAAATTCCTTTTAACCGAACTTGAATCAGATAAAGAAC encodes:
- a CDS encoding SWIM zinc finger family protein, with protein sequence MQYNSPTYASCNCPKKYQCKHEVALIYYLINHSEIYVRELNLNEMVKLQMKTCLKNSF